A genomic region of Methanolacinia paynteri contains the following coding sequences:
- a CDS encoding NAD(P)/FAD-dependent oxidoreductase, translating to MKNINICIIGSGLAGLSAAYYLKDKYNIEIFEKREKIGGCLSSSKTKKGYVEDFYHHFFEGDSLLISLIEELSLKEEIEWLKGSTGYHVNGKNEPLTTIPEIIRYPYMTFFEKFRLGTLTLRAGKYDIEKLDDITAKDFIEKECGKGVYNSFFEPLLRSKSGEYSDKVSAAWLISRIAIRSNRKSGGEKLGYLRNGFESLLKSLEKEILDSRCKIHTNTPAEAITKSENGWLVNGKEFDLVINTINPKKFCQLGGPNIGEFIYQGAACMTLGLKRDVLNGLYWVNMKDKAPYGAVIGHTNFVPYERYDEHIVYLASYFSGKPQKGLQEQMLSDFKTRFSLKDDEILWKRIFIEEDAGPVYMTGYRSKIPGYCIDGIYYAGMFSEANYPERSMEGSIAAGKKVAGMISEAYSR from the coding sequence TTGAAAAATATAAATATCTGCATCATCGGTTCAGGTCTTGCGGGCCTTTCAGCGGCATATTACCTGAAAGATAAATATAATATCGAAATATTTGAGAAAAGAGAGAAGATCGGCGGCTGTTTATCATCCTCAAAAACAAAAAAAGGGTACGTTGAGGATTTTTATCACCACTTTTTTGAGGGTGACAGTCTGCTTATTTCCCTGATAGAAGAACTCAGCCTCAAAGAAGAAATTGAATGGCTGAAGGGAAGCACAGGGTATCATGTAAACGGCAAAAACGAGCCCCTGACAACAATTCCGGAGATTATCAGATATCCATATATGACATTTTTTGAAAAATTCAGGCTTGGGACGCTTACACTCAGGGCAGGAAAATACGACATTGAAAAGCTCGACGACATAACCGCAAAAGATTTTATAGAGAAAGAATGCGGAAAAGGGGTCTATAATTCATTCTTTGAACCCCTGTTGAGGAGCAAATCGGGTGAATACAGCGACAAAGTTTCGGCCGCATGGCTGATCTCAAGGATCGCAATAAGATCCAACAGGAAAAGCGGAGGCGAAAAACTTGGATACCTCAGAAACGGATTTGAATCACTTTTAAAGTCGCTGGAAAAGGAGATTTTGGATTCCAGGTGTAAGATTCATACAAATACTCCTGCAGAAGCAATAACAAAAAGCGAAAATGGATGGCTTGTGAACGGGAAAGAATTTGATCTTGTAATCAACACCATAAACCCAAAAAAATTCTGCCAGTTGGGCGGTCCAAATATCGGGGAATTCATCTACCAGGGAGCAGCCTGTATGACGCTGGGCCTGAAAAGAGATGTCCTTAACGGACTATACTGGGTCAACATGAAAGACAAAGCCCCTTACGGAGCGGTAATAGGCCATACAAACTTCGTCCCTTACGAAAGATACGATGAGCATATAGTATATCTTGCCTCCTATTTCTCAGGCAAACCCCAAAAAGGGCTTCAGGAACAGATGCTTTCGGACTTTAAAACAAGATTTTCCTTAAAAGACGACGAAATTCTCTGGAAAAGGATTTTCATAGAAGAGGACGCAGGCCCGGTTTATATGACAGGATACAGGTCAAAGATCCCCGGGTATTGCATCGACGGGATCTATTACGCAGGCATGTTCTCGGAAGCCAACTATCCTGAAAGGAGTATGGAGGGATCCATCGCCGCAGGAAAAAAAGTTGCAGGTATGATCTCGGAGGCTTATTCCAGATGA
- a CDS encoding lysylphosphatidylglycerol synthase transmembrane domain-containing protein, with translation MLKRLSAILIPSLIAVAIIGYMLYSVWDNLLTAIQNAIPSYLIVAIAICIGAWFIRGWRYKYILEKLEIQVSLMLSTACIYVSQTANLIIPARLGDLVRLFILKHEVNASYSKGLSSLVIERFFDIATVAILGVVTIPFILNVPEWFSTVLMVVLLACGGFIVFLVICGKIESKNKYITMGLKLFDDVKKASLTITALLILGVVSVVIWLTDSIICWIIALMFQQQIPILIVILAIVIGNLVKAVPITPGGMGTYEAAVAITLQLGGVEPVTAVLIAIIDHLVKNLVTLVGGVISLYMFGDWAVELMKKAFSRGLDKGEII, from the coding sequence ATGTTAAAAAGGCTTAGTGCAATTCTGATTCCATCATTAATTGCAGTGGCGATTATCGGCTACATGCTGTACAGTGTATGGGATAATCTTCTGACCGCCATACAAAACGCAATTCCCTCATATCTGATCGTAGCAATAGCAATCTGCATCGGTGCATGGTTCATCCGGGGGTGGAGATACAAATACATTCTTGAAAAACTCGAGATCCAGGTAAGCCTGATGCTGTCCACGGCCTGCATATATGTCTCCCAGACAGCCAACCTGATCATTCCTGCACGGCTCGGGGATCTCGTCCGCCTCTTTATCCTGAAGCACGAAGTGAACGCAAGTTATTCCAAAGGTCTTTCGTCACTTGTTATCGAGAGATTCTTCGATATAGCAACAGTTGCCATTCTTGGTGTCGTAACAATACCCTTTATTCTGAATGTCCCCGAATGGTTCTCAACCGTCCTGATGGTAGTCCTTCTTGCATGCGGAGGATTTATCGTATTCCTTGTCATCTGCGGGAAGATCGAATCGAAGAACAAATACATAACAATGGGTCTGAAACTTTTTGACGACGTCAAAAAGGCATCTCTTACAATTACCGCACTCCTGATTTTAGGGGTAGTTTCAGTTGTTATCTGGCTAACGGACAGCATAATCTGCTGGATTATCGCACTTATGTTCCAGCAGCAGATACCAATTTTAATTGTAATTCTTGCAATAGTTATCGGAAACCTCGTCAAGGCCGTCCCAATCACCCCCGGGGGTATGGGAACATACGAGGCTGCGGTAGCGATTACTCTCCAGCTTGGCGGAGTGGAACCTGTCACTGCTGTTTTGATCGCAATCATCGATCATCTCGTGAAAAATCTGGTAACCCTTGTAGGCGGGGTCATTTCCCTGTATATGTTCGGGGACTGGGCGGTCGAACTGATGAAGAAGGCCTTTTCAAGAGGACTTGATAAGGGGGAGATTATCTGA
- a CDS encoding dolichyl-phosphate beta-glucosyltransferase: MSEVEVSAVIPVFNDKISLEKAIPESLSTLEKITDSFELIVAEDGSTDGSRELVEEWEKKDSRVRLFHSDERLGRGRALNRAFEYSKGKILCYYDVDLATDMAYLPQLRDEIRKGAAVSTGSRLMPGSDIKRSTDREIASRGYNFLVRLFLGSRLHDHQCGFKGFNKEILMKILPDISSTHWFWDTEILVRAQKAGYQVAEFPVVWNTGSKTTVKFKDIFSMGTSILKLWWRINVKKA; this comes from the coding sequence ATGAGTGAGGTAGAAGTTTCAGCCGTAATACCTGTCTTCAACGACAAAATATCGCTTGAAAAAGCAATCCCTGAGTCTCTCAGCACTCTTGAAAAAATAACAGATTCATTCGAACTGATCGTCGCAGAGGACGGAAGTACGGACGGAAGCAGGGAGCTTGTCGAAGAGTGGGAAAAGAAAGATTCGCGTGTTCGGCTCTTTCATAGCGACGAGAGGCTTGGAAGGGGCAGGGCCCTGAACCGGGCTTTTGAATACTCAAAAGGAAAAATTCTCTGCTATTATGATGTCGATCTTGCCACGGATATGGCATATCTCCCTCAACTGAGAGATGAGATAAGAAAGGGGGCGGCTGTTTCCACCGGATCCAGGCTTATGCCCGGTAGCGATATAAAAAGATCCACAGACCGTGAGATTGCAAGCAGAGGATACAATTTCCTTGTAAGACTCTTTTTAGGGAGCAGACTGCACGATCACCAGTGCGGATTCAAAGGATTCAACAAAGAGATATTGATGAAGATACTGCCCGACATATCCTCCACCCACTGGTTCTGGGATACAGAGATTCTTGTCAGGGCACAAAAAGCAGGATACCAGGTAGCCGAATTCCCGGTAGTCTGGAATACCGGCAGCAAGACGACAGTAAAGTTCAAGGACATCTTCTCTATGGGCACCAGTATTCTTAAGCTTTGGTGGAGAATCAATGTTAAAAAGGCTTAG